The sequence below is a genomic window from Bactrocera neohumeralis isolate Rockhampton chromosome 4, APGP_CSIRO_Bneo_wtdbg2-racon-allhic-juicebox.fasta_v2, whole genome shotgun sequence.
atgtacatcgaatCGAAAATGAAAACTGCACATTTCGGTATGCAAAATTATTCAGCCGAGCATTTCTGAAACCCATTCACACTTACGTTCGTAgaaacattcatatatgtatactggcTGCAGTGCCCAGATTCTGTTGTCATGCGTGCGTCATTGGCACTTTTTAAAATGCGTCAAGTGTCTCATTGCCTTCGCTCGCTATGTAGCTTTCGTTGGTGGTGGCGGTTGTGGCCTCACGTCCTCGCTTGTAAAAATTCCAAAGTCTCGTAACATTGCACATTCGCTAGAATATTTGCATTGACAATCGGTTTTTAATATGAATATGCAACATGCATATTCTCGCATATTTTATTCATTGAAAGTCTGGCTTTTTCAAGCAAAGAGCATATACTACTCAGCTTGGAAAACCTACGCCGTTCAAGCTTTCTTTAATTACGGTTTATCTTTTGAATTACTACAAAATATTTAGCTTCCAAATAGCTGATATAAAGAGGGATCCgtttcgagattccctacttttttaaaggaaaagcGCAGATACTTCGATTTTATgtggaaaactttattattactcgaaagaacattctttggcatttattttctgaaaattatttctttcaaatgttggacgCGGCTACgtctttcaatttcaattttcgaaGACTCGTTCGATCATTTACCGACTGTTAACTGGCGAATGTTACGCCTGATGGTTTGGTCCAAGTCTTAAATTGAAGCGAGATGGTCAGCATACAATTTAGaccttacatatccccacagaaaagaGTCTAAGAGTGTGATATCATACtatcttggtagccaatcgaccggcccaaaacatgaaattatctgcacaccgaagtgttctctcaataaatccattgattgatgcgttgtATGGGAAATGAGgccatcttgttgaaatcaaatgtcgccgagaacACGAGCATCTATTTCAGGCATCAGAAAGTCGGTTATTATGGTGCGTTAatgatcgccattgacggtgacgttctcaacggcatcatttttgaaaaaaatatgagcAGATGATTCCATCAAACCACAAACCATAACAGAccaatgttttttctttaggaaatgacagctcttgaatctttccAGGTAGCCCTTCGTCTTAAATGTAacgatttttcttctttacatacataagtcagAAAAAGGTCTTTGGAACTTTTGAAAAGCCAATAGAACtccaagcgatatcgcttgggaaggtcgagcggcttcagtttttgcacaagctgcattttgtacgctttcaatatACGCTAAGtccttccatacgtcagtccatgttgctacgaacggcgccaaatcgactctccacggtcttcgggTAACCTCTCGATCGTTCTATGAGAGGTCTAGATTTCTTCGAGCTACTTTCTTTCGCCGCCTAAGCTACTGCTTTTCTCTAACAATTAACTGGTCCAAGTAGAGCCTCCAATCGATGGCAAGTTAGTAAAAGcaagtattttcaaaattctctAATATTTTTTGAGGCAATACATCTATGTGGGCAAAAGCACATAAATTCATGATATATACAAATTGACACTGCGTATAACTACAAACAAGCTGGCGGCGCACCACTTCAGCACTTGGAAACACTTGATGCCACACGTTGAATGAATTGGGGCCGACAAAAAGAAGAGGTAGATGCTATGTAGgcacaagtacatatgtatatgccgtaGCTCTCCACCGAAATGAGAAGTGAGAAATTCAACAGTTTTCAAGatgacaaacacacacatgcacacagaCTTGCCTATGCGTTGTTGGATTGCTTATAAAACAGCGTTTTTCGGAAACACATAGTATCTTTATGGAGTCAAATTTTGAAGACATCTTTGCAACAGAAACGTTTGTTATaataatagtaacaacaacaacgggcACATATTAATAGCAACTTGGTGCTGTTGGTGGCAGCAACAAATTACTTTAACAACATACTTGAGTGACCAGCGTGGCTACATGGTTGAAGAAGGGGTTTAAGGGGTTtaggtgtgtgtgtttgtttgtttgtgagTGTGTAGTGTTGAGTGCGGCCAACGCAATTCATTACAAAACGAAATTGTTGTCAGTTTAACTGGCATtaccaactacaacaacagcggcaacagcaaaaaaaccgacataaaaagcaacaataataacaataagacGCGTTTTCTTGCAGCTTTATGATTAAGTGTGTGTCTAGTAATGAGTTAACGAAAAGTATCTACAATTTCAAGTGAAAAAACAAAGGCCAAGGTGAAAAATTGTGTTGGCCGCGTTGACAACAACAATGgcgcgacaacaacaacaactgtcatGCAGTTAGCGGCTGTGAAGCATTTGACTGCGTAGCACATTTGCTTGCTatgaataatatgtatatgtgtgtgtgtggttgtacTTGTTATGCAGCGGAGACAGGGTGGCATGGTGTGACGTATGCAGCAGGGCTTTTCGGCTGTCTTTTTTGtagcttttgtaatttttctgaatttgttgGTTATTTGTTACTCGGTGTGAGCGGCCTATTTTCCACTCGCTTTGTCTTTTCGACCCCAAACAACGGcgcattttaaatattcacaGAAAAGCGGCGCGAAAAGGGGAACTTCAAGTTGGTTTTCGGACTTcgcttatttacttttttcagttatttggaCACTTTTCACTAGTTTTCGGCCGCCTTGCTGTGTGCTGTGATGTGTCGTCGCTTTGTTTGAAATGTTGCTGACAAAGCActtgagttgttgttgtatgttgtatttcaaatgaaatgccaaatgcgtcgaaatacaatttttgtcacttttttgttgttttcctgCTGCAAAGCAATGCgtgctgttgtagttgttgtttttggttgttgccgaaattatacaaaaattgccAGCCGCCGCTGTTGAAGGCAACATGCAAGACTTTGCTTGCACACGCATGCAGCAAAACTTtcaagtacacacacacatacatactcatatatacgtatacatatatgcctcCAAACGCATCACTCGACAGCAGCAATTCCCCCACGCTGCACACCGACTCCTCTGGccgtttgttgttgctcttgtgcCTGCTTGCATTTCAACACTTTGTGTGGCAGACACTTCAGCAGCAGACAGGCTGGCTGTCAGTTGCACTAGGTGCAGACAGATGCGTGGCAAGATGTGCGTGTGTACTTAGGTACTTTTAAGGCGCAGACGTGTGTGCTTACGCTGCtgcttacatatgtaggtacatagaAGCTTACTTACACGCTCGGCATTAGCAAGAACTCTTTACTTCACGTCTGCTGTGTTGCAAGTATCTTTCGCTTTTCTTCAGAATTTGTTGTTTCCGAAAaccgtaagtatgtatgtatggctcATTGTTTTCGTacaaattttaagtgaaattatctATTTACTGTACGTTTATAGTGATCTGCACCGCCTTTGAAGGCCGAGCTGTCAAAATTCATTTCGTGTTCCAAATATGTCGagctttttttcttcaaatatatgGAAGACTTCTATTTCGAGCGTCTAAATTGCCGCTCTCTTTGTAGTTTTCGACTGAATATGTCAGCCAGCTACAGGAGTATCAACATAAGTTGTGCTTAAGTGGTGTCAGAAAGGCGAAATCAGCGCCTACTCAGCTTGAGCTGAAATCAGCCTTTTCCTACCCGAAAATATACCATATTTTATCAATTCTGGTAGTGATCTTATGGTAATTACAGTAGCTGTATTCTGGGAGAATAAATGCAGGTACAATTCCTCGAAATCTGAACACGAGTAACTTTTTTTCGAATCCTtacaggatttgtccggaaagaATAGGGctgggtcgatttaaaaaaatgtattgaaccaatcgtttcatatctttaaaagctttcaaaatagattccttctgtgtcgatgcagcgctgccagcacgATTTCTAAGCGttaaaggcgtcacggaaggcattctccggaataaccTTGAGAGACGAGGTGCATGTTGCTTGGTTCCGCTCTGTCGCCTCAAAATGCTTGTCTCTCATCGGCCTTtccaggcaaggaaacaaaaaaatcccgcgaggccacatctgagctgtagggcggctgcggaagcgttgggatgccggtctTGGTTGGGTAGCTGTTCACTaaaaaggcggtgtgagccgggcgttgtcgtggtgcaacttccaatcggatgtgatgtcttgtcggacctgaataacccttcgtttgagtctcttgaggacttccacgtaaaacttagcattgacggtttgtccaggaggaacaaatttatGGTGGACGTTTTtcctttggatttgctcattcttccggtctttatcagcgacctcttcccgaccctccaaaaaggcctggtgccactgaaacacaccatttcttgctaaagcaacatctgggtaagccatatttaccgagtttcacacagaatttaatcgcgtacctctgctctgacggatgctgcattttcggcttgcaccactcacagaaacacgtcgagcgaaaatgtttgtcctgactctccaggtgacAACTGAAGAGccactcgttcgttagctagtaACGCCCTCCACCGAATCCACTCGGTGCTCCCACGccccgaagtacagtcgcggcgaaagaaaatcagtcctattactttccctGTAGCATTTATGTCGGTTTTCCGTAAATTCTATCAGAAGAGAGCTGTGGATCACCAAGCACTCTGTCTTGCTCTTAAAATTGATACAGAAAACGATGAGAGAAAAAATCTCTTAAAAGGTAATAATGTTTTCGAAATCTGTATAGAACATTCTTTTAGAAAAACAAGCTTTTAGATTATTGTTTTGTGTTACTTTcagcttttattaaatttagaatttttttgtttcaattttggagtttttaatttcaacataaaatttgattttcgaaATAAGTTGAATTGGCTATGTTCTAAGAATTGCTAGGAGTGGCTAGTCttattttcaacaatattttttatacgagCTTTCGCTTGTTTCCAGCTAAAtaagttttctcaaaaatttcagCTTTCAATATCATGACCAGCTTCAAGCACGAAACTGAAAGCTGAAACTTTGAATGATATTATGCTATGTACCAGTTGAATGATTTCCATATCTACTCATTTTCACTAAACACGGCCCTACACCTCGGCAACAACGCGACTGTTTTGCTCATAATTGCGACTAATGTAGGCTGCAGAGTGGACCCACGACCAGGCAATTACATTCGATTGGCGGACGTGGCTTCGGTTTAGGTCGTGAGCATTCCGAATATGCCGGATATGGTGTGCAAATCTTACGGCATTTCACTGATTGTTTGATGACGAAACATTTCGGTGGTTCACGTACAGCGCCGCAGCCGGGTAGACGAATTTTAATACAGCGCTTGTTCTGTTTTATCGAGCAGCTGGCTTTTTGCTCAGCCGTCGGAACGGGACATGCGCTTTCTCGATCACCACGACGTCTTTTGCGTTTTTCTAATGGTGGCAATGATATGTTATCAAAACAGCAAATCTTTCGCGGTGCTATTTTCAGATCTGGACATTCGTTCCATGTGCGCGTGTACTTGCGTTTGGCTTTGTCGGAGGCCTTATAGTAGAGATCGTCGAAACGCGGCAAGACATCTGGGCATACGTCCAGACAACACTCTGGGTTTAACCACATGGAAGTACGCTTCCGCTCCTTCTTTTTATCGCATTCGTCGCTGTCTTTCTTTTCCTTGAGCTTCTTCTCGCTACACTTTGGATCGTCAGAAGCACACTGTGCACGATAGCCTGGGTGCTTTTTTTGACTGGCCATTGTACGTGGCAGACACCCGCTGAAGGCTGGCGTTTTCAGGCCTTGCAAGAGCTGATTGCCAAATGCACGAAATAGCGTCATTTTTCTACGTTTCCAAAACTTGTGCAAATTTTATATAGCCGTTGTTTTTGTAAGAGATTCTTGTCGAAAACTAGAGTAGCGTTGGAATTTGGAATTTCGtggtttcaaaaatataattttgagcttttttatttgtttttctgtgTATTTTGAGGGGGAAACTGTAATAAACTTTAGATTTtcgaattgaattaaaatttttgtttttgaaatattattgaaaagagtttaaaaattttgctactGAGATAACATTTATACATTCTAGCCGTGGAGCAAGTATGTGTTTGCAGTTGAGCTGAACTGGCTCGTATACTGGTACTTCTTGAGAGTATGGGTCCACCATTCTTCAGTTTAGCTGTTCAGCGACGATCCGACTACTCTTGGCACCTGCCCCACGAGCTTAGCAAAGGTTCCTCTACTGCCTTACTTTCACTATCTGTCGGGAGGTTTCGGCCAACTCCGAATACCATACCACCTCTTTCAGGGAAAACACGTCTGCTTACATTACTTTCACTAAAAGGCGGTTTTTCTAAGCATGGACCGCCCGAACGAGTCACTGTCGTTGTTCGAGCTACCTTTGGCACTATCCGGCGTATCGGAACTCCCTATGATCTTAGCAGAGGTTCCTCTTCATACTATTCACTCTTCCTTAGCAAGGACCGCCCGCCCGAGTTACTAATTTTCGAGATTGAATCCGACCTACTTCCACTCACatcctttttagttttgttctgCTTTATTTTCCACGCTTAAAGGGTCCCCACTTAGAACCGTTATCCACTTCTCCGAAAGGTAGTCTCCTTTCATGATTCCAATTTTGTCTCAGTAACGAGGCCAAGGCGAGGGTTGACACCCTTATGAGGCAGTACGCTCAGAGCCGACCACCGCAAATAGGGAATCGTCTCAATCTGTACCTACCAAAGCAACCTAACGATGACGGGAGGGGAATTTCATCAACAAATAGCGCACATAacgaatgtaaataaaaaaatcggagTTACCAATTAcgagaaatttatttaatcatcaagtccaatttttacaatatCACAGCTTTTAGTAGCCGAAATCACTGAAAAGAGACCCACTTTTGAACCACATTCGAAAGCAAAACAAGGCTTTCAGTCCCGCACAGCTTCAATGCTGATTTCTTTCCATTGAAGAAGATACAAGACTGATTGCACTTAGTTGCTTGAATGTTCAAGTCCATTGCTTAGTGACGCTTCCCTCACAAAGAAGCTTCAATATCAATTACTGTCCactatacaaatcaataaaggACAGTGCGTCCACCTTTGAGACAATCAATTGTGGATGCACGGTCCAGCCTTTAGGCAAGCGCATTCGACCGGTGGCAAGGACTTCGGTTTCGGACGTTTGCACTCCGAATAGCTCGGGTAGGGTGTGCATATCTTCAAGCAGCCGCTGCTGTGTTTAATGACAAAACATTTGGGAGGCCATCTGCCCATGCGGCAACCGGGCCATATAATTTTGGCGCAACGTGATTGTGAATTATTCCTACACGTTTTGACGTGGTAATTATTGAACTGATCTTCATCGCGTTTGAACTCTCGTTTCTCCATTTTCGGCACATCGAAATGTTCGTAGCAGCAGATTTTCCGTGGTACAATAAACAGGCGCGGGCACTCGGACCAGGTTTGCTGGTATTTACGTTTTTCCTTGTCCGACGGCTGATAGTAGAGATCGTCGAAACGCGGTAAAACATCCCTGCAGGGCGGACAGCATTCATCGAAGTTGAAGTGTGGTGGGAACTCCCGCTTTTTACATGTGACATGCTGCATTTTCTCTTCAGCGCAGCGCGGCTCAATGAATTTGCAATGTTCGCGCGCTGGATGTTTATCTGATTTCTTAGGAGGCGGTGGACGGCAGCCCAGTACTAACTCAGGTGCATCGGTGGAAGTGAGGCGTTGCGCGCAGACGAGTGACATTTTCGGTGACGTCAGCGCCAAAGCGAGCGATTTTAAACTTAGCATAGCGTATACTTGTTGCACGAAATGGAAAGGCCTTACGTATATGTCAAATTAATTAGAGAATTTAGAATTTAGTAGTTCgtataaagttttaattttttttttgccttaaatTTAGGATAAAGTGAAATTAAGCTTTAAAGTAcagattttttttgatattttctttttgagatttttacaaATGAGTTGAAGAAAGCCATTTTTTCAAAGGTTGCTGAAAgatgtaatattttcaaaaatttgttttctgacGGTGCAGCTTGGAAAGGTTAATTACTTAAGGGGCTGCAATCATaagactaaaa
It includes:
- the LOC126755355 gene encoding uncharacterized protein LOC126755355 translates to MTLFRAFGNQLLQGLKTPAFSGCLPRTMASQKKHPGYRAQCASDDPKCSEKKLKEKKDSDECDKKKERKRTSMWLNPECCLDVCPDVLPRFDDLYYKASDKAKRKYTRTWNECPDLKIAPRKICCFDNISLPPLEKRKRRRGDRESACPVPTAEQKASCSIKQNKRCIKIRLPGCGAVREPPKCFVIKQSVKCRKICTPYPAYSECSRPKPKPRPPIECNCLVVGPLCSLH
- the LOC126755386 gene encoding uncharacterized protein LOC126755386, yielding MLSLKSLALALTSPKMSLVCAQRLTSTDAPELVLGCRPPPPKKSDKHPAREHCKFIEPRCAEEKMQHVTCKKREFPPHFNFDECCPPCRDVLPRFDDLYYQPSDKEKRKYQQTWSECPRLFIVPRKICCYEHFDVPKMEKREFKRDEDQFNNYHVKTCRNNSQSRCAKIIWPGCRMGRWPPKCFVIKHSSGCLKICTPYPSYSECKRPKPKSLPPVECACLKAGPCIHN